AACATTAAGATTTTGAACCCGTGACAGTAGAGACGGGCGTATGGTTTTTCTAAGCAGCTGGAGGTCAAAGGAATGAGGCTTTTTTTGTGCTTGCTATTTATCGTAACTATTTGCATGTCAACGTCTTTAGCCTGGTCTGACACGGAGACGTCGAACATAAAAAGATGTCCGCAATGTGGCCAGATATACCAGAAAGACATACAGTTTTGTGGAAAAGACGGTACGGAACTGGAGGTTGTGGAAGGTGAGCTTGTATGCCCCAGATGCAAACAGAAGGGGGCGCCCGACGAGACGTTCTGCCGTAATGACGGTGAACGACTTGAGCCTGTTACAGCAGAGAAACAACAAGAAGCCCCGCGGGAGCTCGGCACGGAAGAGCTTAAGGAACTGCTCAAGGGGCGCATCGAGAGGGCCGACCGGCTGAGGGAAGAGGCGTATTACGAGGACGCACTGGCCGAGTACCTAAAGGTATTGGAATTAGCGCCTTCAGACCCGTCTCTGCACTACAAGCTGGGAGGCATATACTGGCAGCTGGGGGACAAAAAGACGGCCCTGAAGCATCTGGACAAGTCTCTCAAGCTGATACCCTACGAGAATACTGCGGCAAGGGAGCGGATAGAACGCTACGTGGACACTCTGGAGGCGGCTGAGATCGGCCTGAAGCCCAGAGAAAAGGAGGAAAGACGAAGAGAGAAGGAAGGCCGGAGGGCCGAGTTAATGGCCAAGGGCCTGGAAGAAAACAGGGCCAAATGGAGCGAGATGGCCATTATTCCGGCAGGCAGCTTTGTGATGGGAAGCAAATCCAGGGAAGAGATGAGCCAGAACGCGCGTCTGGAGGAGACACCCCAGAGAGAGGTATATCTGGACGCCTTCTACATTGACAAGTATGAGCTTACCAACGCCGAGTACTGGGAGTTCTTGCAGTACATTCGCGACACTGGCGACCATAGCAAGTGCTATCAAGACGAACCGAAGAACAAAAACCACACGCCAGAAAAGTGGTATGAAGACAGGTACTTCGACCACCCTGACTTTCCCGTAGTGAGGGTGGACTGGTATGACGCCTACGCCTACGCCGCGTGGGCAGGGAAGCGCCTGCCCAGCGAGGCGGAATGGGAAAAGGCGGCAAGGGGCACCGACGGCAGGCGGTTTCCCTGGGGAGACGTCTTCAGCGCCTCAAGGGTCAACTGGGGGGCAACGGGCCCTCTAACTGTCGGCAGCTACACCGAAGGCGACAGCGTCTTCGGTTGTCACGATGTGGCAGGCGGCGTAATCGAGTGGTGCAACGATTGGTTCGACCGTTACTACTACAAGAGGGGTCCGGCATCCAACCCTAAAGGGCCGGAAAAATCTACCGGTGTGAGGTCTATGCGGGGAGGCTCCATGTTCGCGAATTCAGCGTATTTACTCAGATGTCCCAAAAGGTCCTTTGGCAGACCGGACGAGAGGAACAAGGCGGTCGGGTTCCGCACGGCTGCGGACACAGAGTAGAACACTCCCAAATCACCTGTAAATATTAACGAAAGCGTGGCATCCCCGGTCCACCCCTTATTATCTCACGTATTCATTTGGGTCGGGGAGCAGTTCCCTTTCCTCAATGACCTTACGCCCAACCCCCGTAGCGTCCTTCATTGAAGCCTTTACCTTTTCGTACTGTACACGGAAGCTTTCGGCCTCCGCCCTCATATCCCACTCTTCGTATATCTTGGCCACGTTATAATAGGCGTCGGCATACAGCCGGTTCAACCGTATGGTCTTTTGATACTCCTTCATGGCTTCTTCCAGGTCGCCTTTCATGTAGAGGAGGGTGGCCAGGTTAAAACGGGCATGGTCGTGGTCCGGGTCGAGTTCCACTGCCTCTCTTGTCTTCTCAAGAGCCTCGACCATCATCCCCTTCTTGGCATATATCACGCCTACCAGATAATGCCCCTCTGCAAGCTTCGGATCGGACTCCAGGGCCTTGTTAAACTGCTCCAGCGACTTGTCAAACATCGCCTGCGCATAGTATAGAAGCCCAAGATTGATCCGGCCCTGAGGATAGTCGGGATTTATTCTCAAGGCCCTTTCGTATGCCGTTATCGCCTCCTCATATCTTTCCTGTTCCTGAAATGCAAGGGCGCGGTTAAAGTGGGCCTTGTCATAATCCGGTTTGAGCTCTATACACCGTTCATAGTAGGGGGCCGCCTTTTCCGGAAGATGCAGATCCTGGTACAACACACCCAGGTTATAGTACGCGCTCGCATTGTACGGGTCCAATTCGAGCACCTTATTATACTCTTCCCTTGCCGGGTCAATATTGTTCCTACGGTGGAAAAACATTCCAAGCTCCAGGTGGGCCTTCGGGTCGTTAGGGTCCCGTTCTATGGCGTTGGTCCATATCTCATATTTGTCCTTGGGCGCACCAATTTCTTTGAATGTATCGGCAAGTTGCTTGTAGGCATCTGTGTATTTCGGGTTTATGGAGACAACCTCCTTGAACGACTCGGTGGCCTCCTCCAGAAGACCCTTTTGTACGTAGGCCCTGCCCAGATGGTAATAGGCATCGGCATAATAACGATTCAAGGCAATGGCCTCTTTGTAAAGGCCGATGGCCTCATCTGATCTGCCCTTTTCCGCCAGAGCTATCCCAAGATAGACCTTTGCCTCTACGTTGTTCGGGTCGGAATTAACGGCCTCTCTCATGGCCGCGATGAAGTCGTCGGGTTGTGAGGGCTTTATCTTTACGGCCTCCTTAAACTCAGCGATAACCCCACCCGTATCCCTCTTCTGGCTGTACGCCAGTCCCAGTGAGGTATGCGCCTCCGGGTGTTTCGGGGAAATTTCCAGCGCCTTCTTATATTCTGCAATGGCCTGGTCAACAAGACCTTTTTCCTGATAAATAAGACCAAGATAATAGTGGGCGCCCGCGTACTGCGGTTTTATCGAGAGTGTCTTCTTGTACTGCTCGGCAGCCTCATCATTTTTGCCCATTTTGGCCAGTGACTTCCCAAACCACAGCCGTGCCTCCGCATCATCAGGAAATGCGTCCAGCACAGACCTGAGTTCTTTGGTACTCTCATTCACCATACCCTTGTCCGCATATATGAAGCCAAGTGTCCTGCGGGGCTCTATCAAACCGGGTTTTATTTTTAGCGATTTCTCGCAGTTGTCTATAGCCTCGTCAAGGTCGCCGTTCCTGTAATTGGCAAGACCCATAGCCATATACACCTCGGCGTACTGCGGGTCCTTCTTAATGGCCCTTTTGCATTGCACTATCGCCTGCTCGTATTTCCCCTGCATATTAAGTATTACCGCCAGCTTGTAATAGGCCTCCACCATGGCGGGGTTCGCCCTGACCACCTGGCGGTATTCATATTCCGCCTTCTTCATGTCTCCCAGCTCAAAATACGCGTCTGCGCACTTTAAATGGGCCTTGACGTAGCTTGGATAGAATTTCAGCGCCAGCTTATACTCTTCAACGGCCTCCTTGTACTGCCCCTTGTCCGCATAGATGAGTCCGAGCTCCAAAAAGGCCTCCGGGTCAAACGGATTCTTTTCCAGCCACTCCTTGTACTCGCTTATGGCCCTGTCATACTCGCCCTTCTTATAAAAATCTCTTGCAAGGTCTTTGTGCAGCGCCTGGCCCTCTTCCGCAACAACGACGCCCACTGACATTTGACCCGTCACCAGGAACATACTCAAAGCAAGCGTAAGCAGTATTCTCATCATCTTAAAACCCCGTTCTATAAAAAAAGAGCTGCACAGAGGAAATAAGTGTCTGTGCAGCTCTTGATTAACTAACAAAACATCTCATACAAACCTGACAAAAGCTACCTGATAACATCGAAACGGCACGAATACCAACGCTACTTCTCGTGTTTCTTCTCGTGTTCGTGTCCGCCCTCATGATGGACTGAGTGCCTTCCAGCCTTCATACCCAGTGCCTTGAGCGTTCTCTCGATGTACTCCACCTCTGCTGCCGGCGCGTGGTGCGTATCCAGCCAGCCCGGATCGGGACAGAGGTCAAAGATAGTCTTGCCGGGATATTCCCTGACAATCTTCCAGCCTGTGAGCTGGTCTAACCACTCACCGTGTCTCCAGAAGTCTTCTGGGACCCAGGTGATGCCGACCTTCTTCTCAAGGGCCGCAAGTCTTCTGGCCCTGGATGCCTGGGTCTTAACGTCCACCAGCCAGCGGTCCATACCAAACGAACCGTCGCAGTATGTGGCGTCGTTCCAGCTGCCGTGGGCCATACCCTTGAAGATGTAGGTCTGCCAGTAGCCAACGCTCTCGAAGCACAGACGCTCGACGTTAGAGCAGTTGGACATCCTGAACTCACCGGACTGACCCGTGTCACCACCGAACTCGTTGCCGTGATAAGCACCGATCTTAAGACTCCAGATGTGCTGACCGGCCCAGTCTGGCGCAAGGTCCTTAGGCATGGGGTCGAGTACGCCGTCCCTGTAGAGATCTTCTGCAACCTTGAAGGTCTCACGATACTTAAGAGAGGCGTCCTTCACGGCCTCATCCATCGCCTGAAGGATTTCTCTTGCAAACCTTGGTGAATGACAGTCGTCACAGACAGATACCCATGTATCCCTCTTTTCCTTCCAGAGGGGAGCACCGCGGTCACACATGGACATACCCATACTTGTGTAGACCGTGGACAACTTCTGTACGTTGTGGTGGCCGCCACGCATGTGACAGTAGGCACATGTGGGGCCGGTGTAGGTCGCCTCAGACAGCTTCTGGTCCCAGTCAAAGAGCGTCGGGTCCCATTTGCCGGTCTGATAAACTACACCATGAATGGAAATATCATAAGCTTCCCAGTCGCGGTGGTCTTTACCCCAATGGCAGGTCTTGCACTGCTCAGACTTCCTTGCCGTCCTGGGGTCGAACCTATGCCTCGCGTGACAGGTTGAGCACCTCTCCTCTGCACTAGTGTGGCAAAACACGCAACCGGCGGTGTCTCCCGGAGGTCTCTCGATGGACCATGCACACTCTACCTGAGCGAAGCTCGCGCAGGAACCGTGAGAACCAATACCACCTTCCATCTGCTGGGTGTACTGCGTGCCATGACAGTCCTCTGTACCACAGGTCTTTGAGCTGGGCATATGCAGTTTCTGGTGGTCAGAGTTGTGACAGGTAGGACATCCTACCGGCGCAGGCTCTACTGTAGCGTGCCTGCTCAACTTCCAATCCCTTACGATACCGGGGGTCAAAACCTCGTGACATCCCACACACTGCTCGTTGCGGAACACGCCCTTTATAGGGTTCTCTGGGCGGAGGTCGTCCCTGTTGTACATACCATCGGGGATGTAGTAGCGATAGGCAGGTAATGTCCTGTAGAATTTACTGTACTTACCGGGCCAAGGCGGCCCGCCTTTTGGCGCGCCCATGTACTTCGCGGCAAGACCCGAGAAGAATATCTTACCGGAGTTATCCGGCTCTCCCGGCATACCGTAGACCTCATGGGGCACCCAGTGGGTAATAATCTCTACTGCGTACGCGTCGTTATCAGACCCACTGAAGGAACCTACGAAACACATCCCGACTACTAGGGCCAGGATTAACAGGGCCTTTGTACAAAGCCCTTGTCCTTTAGATAGGATATTCATCAATTTTTTGTATCCTCCTCCTTTCCCCAAAAGCCTCACACCTCCTTTCGATACACTACTTATATGACAAATCTTATATGGATTTTTGCGGCAGATAAGAGGGCATATTATAGATACGTTATCGTAAATGTCAAATAAAAAACCTTTCGGGACCTTCTCCAGTAA
The window above is part of the Candidatus Bathyanammoxibius amoris genome. Proteins encoded here:
- a CDS encoding hydrazine oxidoreductase HzoA produces the protein MCFVGSFSGSDNDAYAVEIITHWVPHEVYGMPGEPDNSGKIFFSGLAAKYMGAPKGGPPWPGKYSKFYRTLPAYRYYIPDGMYNRDDLRPENPIKGVFRNEQCVGCHEVLTPGIVRDWKLSRHATVEPAPVGCPTCHNSDHQKLHMPSSKTCGTEDCHGTQYTQQMEGGIGSHGSCASFAQVECAWSIERPPGDTAGCVFCHTSAEERCSTCHARHRFDPRTARKSEQCKTCHWGKDHRDWEAYDISIHGVVYQTGKWDPTLFDWDQKLSEATYTGPTCAYCHMRGGHHNVQKLSTVYTSMGMSMCDRGAPLWKEKRDTWVSVCDDCHSPRFAREILQAMDEAVKDASLKYRETFKVAEDLYRDGVLDPMPKDLAPDWAGQHIWSLKIGAYHGNEFGGDTGQSGEFRMSNCSNVERLCFESVGYWQTYIFKGMAHGSWNDATYCDGSFGMDRWLVDVKTQASRARRLAALEKKVGITWVPEDFWRHGEWLDQLTGWKIVREYPGKTIFDLCPDPGWLDTHHAPAAEVEYIERTLKALGMKAGRHSVHHEGGHEHEKKHEK
- a CDS encoding SUMF1/EgtB/PvdO family nonheme iron enzyme → MRLFLCLLFIVTICMSTSLAWSDTETSNIKRCPQCGQIYQKDIQFCGKDGTELEVVEGELVCPRCKQKGAPDETFCRNDGERLEPVTAEKQQEAPRELGTEELKELLKGRIERADRLREEAYYEDALAEYLKVLELAPSDPSLHYKLGGIYWQLGDKKTALKHLDKSLKLIPYENTAARERIERYVDTLEAAEIGLKPREKEERRREKEGRRAELMAKGLEENRAKWSEMAIIPAGSFVMGSKSREEMSQNARLEETPQREVYLDAFYIDKYELTNAEYWEFLQYIRDTGDHSKCYQDEPKNKNHTPEKWYEDRYFDHPDFPVVRVDWYDAYAYAAWAGKRLPSEAEWEKAARGTDGRRFPWGDVFSASRVNWGATGPLTVGSYTEGDSVFGCHDVAGGVIEWCNDWFDRYYYKRGPASNPKGPEKSTGVRSMRGGSMFANSAYLLRCPKRSFGRPDERNKAVGFRTAADTE
- a CDS encoding tetratricopeptide repeat protein, whose translation is MMRILLTLALSMFLVTGQMSVGVVVAEEGQALHKDLARDFYKKGEYDRAISEYKEWLEKNPFDPEAFLELGLIYADKGQYKEAVEEYKLALKFYPSYVKAHLKCADAYFELGDMKKAEYEYRQVVRANPAMVEAYYKLAVILNMQGKYEQAIVQCKRAIKKDPQYAEVYMAMGLANYRNGDLDEAIDNCEKSLKIKPGLIEPRRTLGFIYADKGMVNESTKELRSVLDAFPDDAEARLWFGKSLAKMGKNDEAAEQYKKTLSIKPQYAGAHYYLGLIYQEKGLVDQAIAEYKKALEISPKHPEAHTSLGLAYSQKRDTGGVIAEFKEAVKIKPSQPDDFIAAMREAVNSDPNNVEAKVYLGIALAEKGRSDEAIGLYKEAIALNRYYADAYYHLGRAYVQKGLLEEATESFKEVVSINPKYTDAYKQLADTFKEIGAPKDKYEIWTNAIERDPNDPKAHLELGMFFHRRNNIDPAREEYNKVLELDPYNASAYYNLGVLYQDLHLPEKAAPYYERCIELKPDYDKAHFNRALAFQEQERYEEAITAYERALRINPDYPQGRINLGLLYYAQAMFDKSLEQFNKALESDPKLAEGHYLVGVIYAKKGMMVEALEKTREAVELDPDHDHARFNLATLLYMKGDLEEAMKEYQKTIRLNRLYADAYYNVAKIYEEWDMRAEAESFRVQYEKVKASMKDATGVGRKVIEERELLPDPNEYVR